A single region of the Bicyclus anynana chromosome 16, ilBicAnyn1.1, whole genome shotgun sequence genome encodes:
- the LOC112056663 gene encoding uncharacterized protein LOC112056663 isoform X1 produces the protein MSAEHSGAYSSPQYAKKMFPKNYDSSAFLPKEKQETQFKSHQETNGYYNDTSSYARSSFLETAGSFLSGTGGQVVSDLAKDFIARSTGSSQVGFDCMSQVLSLNLTNLVILIVLKALVLAAGFFGAGAWKGHNYGRSLEDNKNVSYLTEDEIMLYLSYLSGQQSQDFGCLYRIACLKPHQSALYASGAELLLQGTKLFQGDSNELEPYEDISNGIREAASWGERGMPCHTRYQCT, from the exons ATGTCCGCCGAACATTCCGGCGCCTACTCATCACCCCAATACGCGAAGAAGATGTTCCCGAAGAACTACGACTCCAGCGCTTTCTTGccaaaagaaaaacaagaaaCCCAGTTCAAAAGCCACCAAGAAACAAATGGTTACTACAATGATACGTCCAGTTACGCAAGATCCTCGTTTCTAGAAACAGCTGGAAGTTTCCTCAGCGGCACCGGAGGTCAAGTTGTATCGGATCTGGCTAAGGACTTCATTGCCAGGTCAACTGGGAGTAGCCAGGTTGGTTTTGACTGCATGTCGCAG GTCCTCAGTTTGAATCTGACGAACCTGGTGATACTGATCGTCCTCAAGGCTCTCGTACTGGCTGCTGGCTTCTTCGGCGCTGGTGCTTGGAAAGGACataattatggacgaagtttaGAAG ACAACAAAAACGTGAGCTACTTGACTGAAGACGAGATAATGCTGTACCTCAGCTACCTCTCTGGGCAGCAGAGCCAGGACTTCGGCTGCCTGTACCGGATAGCCTGTCTGAAGCCACACCAGTCGGCGCTCTATGCTTCTGGAGCGGAACTACTGCTGCAGGGAACAAAACTGTTTCAAGG TGACAGTAACGAATTGGAACCATACGAAGACATATCCAACGGTATCAGAGAGGCAGCGTCGTGGGGCGAGCGAGGGATGCCCTGCCACACGCGCTATCAATGCACGTAG
- the LOC112056659 gene encoding uncharacterized protein LOC112056659, with protein MKMTVILLTVCLLLSSANGSNKYEKFKSYQLDVPGKEPITIIENEPAKDNVRQWDVTETTLDNDSDIKNLMTDIIHDVKDTRNRPRCYGPSCQEGFIENKRPQEDFEDYSLENIDKLKDFKDFPNERLQAIAALAAKLKRNKNKSDRFSAASYQEDENDDKVYTTWNRLKVKQHKHPYDDKDGWVTLEPVAWSTSKISKWKPNVKKQKPSYWNDDEDNKYSNDDRFSSYQDMDNSYQYPQKRPTLSRPGFINNKLHVPQEYEPELPSKPTWTKNKPQPQQQSVHNYQSSWSSDDSRRPYRPVSNCDKDDPYSNDDTVYYGMSDSVVTDNRPSNFPYEYEALHQSSQKRPMRRPTQVVYSDMDDDRSSRPPHGDGHWVLLSTTKGYRNKKRQRSLEPPAENKAVPSITSHQTVSLTVLPTDDHSRKNMTTSHGGLLEVEKSFQTVEESKRDMDIKNDLEVAASQHRPVKNKVLRKKLVNNQNNPDSSTVMAAVGAGMVPATMAMVVPMMFGRRRRDLRVYYDHVLHLDEYHQRN; from the coding sequence ATGAAAATGACAGTGATACTACTTACCGTTTGTTTACTTCTAAGCTCCGCGAATGGCAGCAACAAATACGAGAagttcaaatcgtaccagttaGATGTTCCCGGCAAAGAACCTATTACTATTATTGAAAATGAACCCGCAAAAGATAATGTGCGACAGTGGGATGTCACTGAAACAACTTTGGATAATGATTCCGATATTAAAAACCTTATGACAGATATAATTCACGATGTGAAAGATACTCGTAATAGACCCCGGTGCTATGGGCCGTCTTGTCAAGAAGGTTTCATCGAAAATAAACGCCCGCAAGAAGATTTTGAAGATTATTCGTTAGAAAATATcgataaattaaaagatttcaAAGATTTTCCAAATGAACGATTACAGGCTATTGCTGCTTTGGCTGCAAAATTGaagagaaacaaaaacaaatccgACAGGTTTTCAGCGGCTTCATATCAAGaggatgaaaatgatgataaaGTTTACACCACCTGGAATCGTCTCAAAGTAAAGCAGCATAAACACCCATATGACGATAAAGATGGCTGGGTGACGTTAGAGCCGGTGGCCTGGTCTACGAGCAAAATCTCAAAATGGAAACCTaatgttaaaaaacaaaaaccgaGCTATTGGAATGATGATGAGGACAACAAATATTCTAATGATGATAGGTTTTCATCATATCAAGACATGGACAACAGCTACCAATACCCTCAGAAAAGACCAACTCTATCTCGCCCtggatttataaataataagctTCATGTCCCTCAAGAGTATGAACCTGAATTACCGTCAAAACCTACTTGGACTAAGAACAAACCTCAACCTCAACAACAATCAGTGCACAATTATCAGTCATCATGGTCGTCTGATGATAGCAGACGTCCATATAGGCCAGTGTCGAATTGTGATAAAGATGATCCGTATTCAAATGACGATACAGTTTATTACGGAATGTCCGATTCTGTTGTGACCGATAACCGACCGTCTAATTTCCCTTATGAATATGAAGCATTGCATCAATCGTCACAGAAGCGGCCAATGAGAAGGCCTACACAAGTTGTGTATTCAGATATGGATGATGACCGTTCATCCAGGCCCCCGCACGGGGATGGACATTGGGTTTTACTTTCAACCACAAAAGGATACAGAAACAAGAAACGCCAAAGATCTCTTGAACCGCCTGCAGAGAATAAAGCAGTGCCCTCAATAACATCTCACCAAACCGTTTCCCTAACTGTTCTGCCTACTGATGACCATTCTCGTAAAAATATGACAACATCACACGGTGGTTTATTGGAGGTCGAAAAAAGTTTCCAGACCGTCGAAGAATCTAAACGCGATATGGATATAAAGAATGACTTGGAAGTGGCTGCGAGTCAGCACAGACCTGTTAAAAATAAGGTTTTACGTAAAAAACTTGtcaataatcaaaataatcCTGATAGTTCGACAGTAATGGCGGCAGTTGGAGCTGGGATGGTTCCAGCTACGATGGCTATGGTAGTACCCATGATGTTTGGCAGACGCCGCAGggatctacgagtatattacgaTCATGTATTACATTTAGATGAATATCACCAAAGAAACTAA
- the LOC112056663 gene encoding uncharacterized protein LOC112056663 isoform X2 — protein MSAEHSGAYSSPQYAKKMFPKNYDSSAFLPKEKQETQFKSHQETNGYYNDTSSYARSSFLETAGSFLSGTGGQVVSDLAKDFIARSTGSSQVLSLNLTNLVILIVLKALVLAAGFFGAGAWKGHNYGRSLEDNKNVSYLTEDEIMLYLSYLSGQQSQDFGCLYRIACLKPHQSALYASGAELLLQGTKLFQGDSNELEPYEDISNGIREAASWGERGMPCHTRYQCT, from the exons ATGTCCGCCGAACATTCCGGCGCCTACTCATCACCCCAATACGCGAAGAAGATGTTCCCGAAGAACTACGACTCCAGCGCTTTCTTGccaaaagaaaaacaagaaaCCCAGTTCAAAAGCCACCAAGAAACAAATGGTTACTACAATGATACGTCCAGTTACGCAAGATCCTCGTTTCTAGAAACAGCTGGAAGTTTCCTCAGCGGCACCGGAGGTCAAGTTGTATCGGATCTGGCTAAGGACTTCATTGCCAGGTCAACTGGGAGTAGCCAG GTCCTCAGTTTGAATCTGACGAACCTGGTGATACTGATCGTCCTCAAGGCTCTCGTACTGGCTGCTGGCTTCTTCGGCGCTGGTGCTTGGAAAGGACataattatggacgaagtttaGAAG ACAACAAAAACGTGAGCTACTTGACTGAAGACGAGATAATGCTGTACCTCAGCTACCTCTCTGGGCAGCAGAGCCAGGACTTCGGCTGCCTGTACCGGATAGCCTGTCTGAAGCCACACCAGTCGGCGCTCTATGCTTCTGGAGCGGAACTACTGCTGCAGGGAACAAAACTGTTTCAAGG TGACAGTAACGAATTGGAACCATACGAAGACATATCCAACGGTATCAGAGAGGCAGCGTCGTGGGGCGAGCGAGGGATGCCCTGCCACACGCGCTATCAATGCACGTAG
- the LOC112056660 gene encoding uncharacterized protein LOC112056660, producing MTRKFLFCFPLRLGNIVFGYIVIIISLAVAAFHLYQLGLSLVARDEHKEQRFANFEQLETIFGTQKQDLVALIVMIYYLTYVIIGLLMFIFSATFTCGAYKVNDCAITTFFMYSFVHIFLSIGLIVWEALTAGWLQLALIVASDVLLIVCLFSVKYLMEAIRTGNIYHRPGEVLYKY from the exons ATGACGAGAAAATTTCTCTTCTGTTTCCCACTGAGGCTGGGAAACATTGTTTTCGGATACATTGTTATT ATAATCAGTTTAGCGGTCGCAGCGTTTCATTTGTACCAGCTCGGTCTAAGTCTCGTCGCTAGAGACGAACACAAAGAGCAGAGATTCGCTAATTTCGAACAACTGGAGACCATTTTTGGCACACAAAAACAGGATCTAGTCGCCTTGATAGTAATGATATATTACTTGACATATGTCATTATTGGACTGCTCATGTTTATCTTCTCGGCTACATTCACTTGTGGCGCTTACAAG GTCAACGACTGCGCCATAACGACGTTCTTCATGTACAGCTTCGTGCACATCTTCCTCAGCATCGGGCTGATAGTGTGGGAAGCGCTCACCGCCGGCTGGCTCCAACTGGCGCTCATTGTTGCATCAGATG TTTTGCTGATAGTCTGCCTGTTCAGCGTTAAGTACCTGATGGAGGCGATAAGAACCGGCAACATCTACCACCGGCCCGGGGAGGTGCTGTACAAGTACTGA